The following coding sequences lie in one Romeriopsis navalis LEGE 11480 genomic window:
- the ilvB gene encoding biosynthetic-type acetolactate synthase large subunit: MQLQQQPPAVQEQKVSGAYALLDSLKRHGVEHIFGYPGGAILPIYDELYKFEERGELQHFLVRHEQGAVHAADGYARATGKVGVCFGTSGPGATNLVTGIATAHMDSIPLVVITGQVPRVMIGTDGFQETDIWGITLPVVKHSYVVRDPKEIPRIVAEAFYIAATGRPGPVLIDIPKDVGLEEIDYLPIAPGSVKLPGYRPTVKGNPRKITQAIDLIKSAQKPLLYVGGGAISAAAQDQVHQLAERFQIPVTTTLMGIGAFDEHHPLAVGMLGMHGTAYANFAVTECDLLIAVGARFDDRVVGKLDKFAAHAQVIHIDIDPAEVSKVRKPDVPIVGDVKEVLVDLLSRCANAGENAAAQTEDWRNRVARWKQDYPLDVPLYDDMMSPQQVIAEVGRQAPDACYATDVGQHQMWSAQLLKNGPRRWLSSAGLGTMGYGMPAAMGAKVGVGDEQVICISGDASIQMNIQELGTLSQYGIAAKTVIINNGWQGMVRQWQQSFYGERYSSSHMAPSMPDFVKLAEAYGVKGMVVTKQEDLTQAIAEMLAHDGPVLMDVHVRKDENCYPMVAPGKANSEMLGLPQHKQLERAMETVTCGSCGADNEQTHKFCSDCGAKL; this comes from the coding sequence GTGCAACTTCAGCAGCAGCCACCGGCAGTTCAAGAGCAAAAGGTTTCCGGCGCGTACGCCCTGCTTGATAGCCTCAAGCGCCACGGAGTCGAGCACATCTTTGGTTATCCGGGTGGGGCGATTCTGCCGATTTACGATGAGCTCTACAAATTTGAAGAGCGGGGCGAGTTGCAGCATTTCTTAGTCCGTCATGAGCAAGGTGCGGTGCATGCCGCGGATGGCTATGCGCGGGCCACGGGTAAAGTGGGCGTCTGTTTTGGTACGTCGGGTCCGGGTGCAACGAATTTGGTCACGGGAATTGCGACTGCGCATATGGATTCGATTCCATTGGTGGTGATTACCGGTCAGGTTCCACGGGTGATGATTGGGACGGATGGTTTCCAAGAGACGGATATTTGGGGCATTACCCTGCCGGTGGTGAAGCATTCCTATGTGGTGCGCGATCCTAAGGAAATTCCGCGCATTGTGGCGGAAGCGTTTTATATTGCGGCCACGGGTCGACCCGGGCCGGTGTTGATCGATATTCCCAAGGACGTGGGACTCGAAGAAATTGACTATTTGCCGATCGCGCCTGGTTCGGTCAAGTTGCCTGGCTATCGTCCGACGGTCAAGGGTAATCCGCGCAAAATCACCCAGGCAATTGACCTGATTAAGTCGGCCCAAAAACCCTTGCTCTATGTTGGGGGTGGGGCCATTTCGGCGGCGGCCCAGGACCAGGTGCATCAGTTGGCGGAGCGATTCCAAATTCCGGTGACCACGACATTGATGGGGATTGGTGCGTTTGATGAGCATCACCCATTGGCCGTGGGCATGTTGGGGATGCATGGTACGGCCTATGCCAACTTCGCGGTGACTGAATGTGACTTGTTGATTGCGGTGGGTGCGCGGTTTGACGATCGTGTTGTCGGCAAACTGGATAAATTTGCGGCCCATGCGCAGGTGATTCATATCGATATTGACCCGGCGGAAGTTTCCAAGGTGCGTAAACCGGATGTGCCGATCGTTGGGGATGTGAAAGAGGTGCTGGTTGATCTCCTGTCTCGCTGTGCGAATGCGGGGGAGAACGCCGCGGCCCAGACGGAAGATTGGCGCAATCGGGTGGCGCGTTGGAAGCAGGATTATCCTTTAGATGTGCCACTCTATGACGATATGATGTCGCCGCAGCAGGTGATTGCAGAAGTTGGCCGTCAGGCCCCGGATGCCTGCTATGCCACGGATGTGGGACAACATCAGATGTGGTCGGCGCAATTGCTAAAAAATGGTCCTCGGCGTTGGCTTTCCAGTGCGGGGCTGGGGACGATGGGCTATGGGATGCCGGCAGCGATGGGGGCAAAGGTCGGTGTGGGTGATGAGCAAGTGATCTGTATTAGTGGTGATGCCAGTATTCAGATGAATATTCAGGAGCTCGGGACGCTGAGTCAGTATGGGATTGCCGCGAAGACGGTGATTATCAACAATGGTTGGCAGGGGATGGTGCGTCAGTGGCAGCAGTCATTCTACGGAGAGCGTTATTCTTCCTCCCATATGGCGCCATCGATGCCCGATTTTGTGAAGCTGGCGGAGGCGTACGGCGTTAAGGGTATGGTCGTGACCAAGCAGGAAGACTTGACCCAGGCGATCGCCGAAATGTTGGCCCACGATGGCCCGGTCTTAATGGATGTGCATGTGCGCAAGGATGAGAACTGCTATCCGATGGTGGCACCTGGTAAAGCTAATTCGGAAATGCTGGGTTTGCCACAGCATAAGCAGCTTGAGCGGGCGATGGAAACAGTGACTTGTGGGAGTTGTGGGGCCGATA